CCGTTGTCAGGGGCGGATCGAGGACGGCGCCATCGAGCGCGCGCGCGCCGCGCTCGATGCGGATGTCGACATCGTCGATCTTGCCTGTCGCGCTTCCACCCCACTGGCGGCCGACGCCGTGGGCTGCATGCGCGAGGCGCCGCTGCTCGGCGAACGGGCCGCGTCCGATGCGCCGCTGCGTTTCTTCCCCGCCAGAGAGTACGCCGCCGGCGGCGTGAAGGCCGCGCCGCGGCTGGCGGCGCTGGTGGCCATGGCGCAGTTGCCCGAGCCCCCGCCGGTCGATGCGGTGTCCTATGACAGCCAGGGGCGGGTGGCCGTGCTCGGGGCCGGCCCGGAGGCCATGGCCTGGGCGCAGCGCCTGCAGGGCAAGGCCGACGCACGGCTGCAGGTGACCGTCTTCGCCGAAGACGAATCGCCGCTCGAGGCGAGTTCGCCGCGCCAGGTGCCGGTGCATCGGGCGCGCCAGGTGAGCGTGTCGGGCTGGCTGGGCGCGTTCCGGGTGGCCTGGACGCCCGCCAACGCCGTCGATGCGTCCACCTGCACCGGTTGCGGCGCCTGCATCACCGCCTGCAGTTCCGATGCGATCGTGCGCGATGGCGTGTCCGCCTACGTGGACGCCGCGCGATGCAACGACAAGCGCCGCTGCATCGAGGTGTGCGAGGCCGGCGCGATCGATTTCTCGTTCGCGCCGCGAACGGCCACCTTCGACCTGGTGCTCGACCTGGCGGAGGTGCCGCGCCTGACGATGCCGCACCCGCCCCAGGGCTACTTCGCGCCGGGCGGCGATGTGCTCAAGTGCGCCGAGGCCGCGCTCGAGATGACCGAACTGGTGGGCGAGTTCGAGAAGCCGCGCTTCTTCGACTACCAGGCCAGCCTGTGCGCCCATGCGCGCAACCGCATCGAGGGGTGTTCGCGCTGCATCGACACCTGTTCGACCTCGGCGATCGAGGCCGACGGCGACGGTGTGCGTGTGGCGCCCTACCTGTGCATGGGCTGCGGCGCCTGCGCGAGCGTGTGTCCCACCGGCGCCATGCGTTACAACTATCCCGCCGTGCCCGAGGTGGGCGCGCGCCTTCGCGCCGCCTTGCAGGCCTGGCAGGCGGTGGACCGGACGGCGCCGACCGTGGTCCTGCACGGGGCCGCCCAGGCGCGGACGCTGCAGGTGGCCGCCGAGACCGACCCCCTGCCGGACGATGTGCTGCCGCTGGCCGTGCATGACGGCGCCAGCATCGGCCCGGATCTGATCCTGTATGCCCTGTGCGCCGGCGCTGCGCGGGTGGTGGTGTGGCAGTCGGACGAGGCGCCGGCCACCTATCTGGCCTCGGCGCAGCGGGCGGCGGGGTTCGCCACGGCAGTGCTCCAGGGGCTCGGGCTGGACACGGACGGCGCGCGTGCGCGGGCGGTGTCGGGGGATGTCGACACCCTGTGGGCCGCCCTGGCCGGGCCGGTGCCCGCCGCGCTTGGCGAGGCGGCGCGCTTCCACCCGCAGAAGGACAAGCGCACGACGCTGGAGATGTGTTTCGAGCATCTGGTGAAGCTTGCGGGCGCGACGCCGCCGGCACCGTTGCCCCTGCCGTCGGGGAGCCCGTACGGCACGGTCGAGATCGACGGCGACCGATGCACCCTGTGCAAGTCCTGTGTCGGCGCCTGCCCGAGCAAGGCGCTCACCGAGACGCCCGAGGCCCTGCAGCTGCGCTTCCGCGAGGCCAGCTGCGTGCAGTGCGGCCTGTGCGTGGCGACCTGTCCGGAAGACGCCCTGAGCCTGACCGCCCGTCTGAACCTGTCGCCCGAGGCGCGCCAGCCCACGGTCCTCCACGAGGATCCGCCGTGCACCTGCGTGCGCTGCGGCCAGCCGTTCGGCTCCAGCGCCGCGGTCGGGCGCATTGCCGAGCGGCTGGCCGGCAACCCGCACTTCGCGTCCCCCGAGCAGCGCCGCCGTCTGCAGATGTGCGGCGATTGCCGGGTGGTGGACATGATGTCCCCGGCCGCCGGCCGTTCCGAACTGTCCGTGCTGGACCACTGACCATGATGAACGCACTCGACTCCATCGACGATCTGACCGCCGCGCCGGGCGCGCCGGCGCCCGAGGATGCCGACCGGGCCGGCTTCTACGGCCTGATTGCCTATCTGATGGCGCAGGCGCCCGATGCCGGCACGCTCGGCGCGCTGGGCGCGGCCCCCGCGCTCGACGCCGACCCCGGGCTCGACGAGGCGGTGGCGCTGGCGACCGCCTGGCAGGGCCTGCAGCAGGTGGCGCGCGAGATGTCGGCCGACGCCGTGGCGCTCGAATGGGCCGCGCTGTTCACCGGCACCGGACGGCCCGAGGTGCTGCCCTACGCCTCCGTCGTCCTCACCGGCTTCCTGATGGAAAAACCCCTGGCCGAGCTGCGTGACGACCTGGCCGCGCTGGGGCTGGCGCGCCAGGCGGGCAACGGCGAGCCGGAAGACCACCTCGCCAGCGTGTGCGAAGTCATGCGCCTGCTCATCGAGCGCGGTGACTGGGACGCGCAGCAGCGCTTCTACCGCCGCCATCTGCAGCCGTGGGTCGCGCCGTGCTGCCGCACGCTGTCCGCCAACCCGCTGGCGCGGTTCTACGCCGCGCTGGCCGATTTCGCCCAGGCCTTCTTCATGCTCGAGGCGCGGGCGCTGGGGTATGAGCAATGAGAGACAAGAAGACACGGCCCGAGGGCCGGACAGGAGAGAAGACCATGAATGACGAGATGCGGACCAAACGGCCGGCCAGCTTCGGTCGGCGCAGC
The nucleotide sequence above comes from Nitrogeniibacter mangrovi. Encoded proteins:
- a CDS encoding TorD/DmsD family molecular chaperone, whose translation is MMNALDSIDDLTAAPGAPAPEDADRAGFYGLIAYLMAQAPDAGTLGALGAAPALDADPGLDEAVALATAWQGLQQVAREMSADAVALEWAALFTGTGRPEVLPYASVVLTGFLMEKPLAELRDDLAALGLARQAGNGEPEDHLASVCEVMRLLIERGDWDAQQRFYRRHLQPWVAPCCRTLSANPLARFYAALADFAQAFFMLEARALGYEQ
- a CDS encoding 4Fe-4S binding protein, which encodes MCRCQGRIEDGAIERARAALDADVDIVDLACRASTPLAADAVGCMREAPLLGERAASDAPLRFFPAREYAAGGVKAAPRLAALVAMAQLPEPPPVDAVSYDSQGRVAVLGAGPEAMAWAQRLQGKADARLQVTVFAEDESPLEASSPRQVPVHRARQVSVSGWLGAFRVAWTPANAVDASTCTGCGACITACSSDAIVRDGVSAYVDAARCNDKRRCIEVCEAGAIDFSFAPRTATFDLVLDLAEVPRLTMPHPPQGYFAPGGDVLKCAEAALEMTELVGEFEKPRFFDYQASLCAHARNRIEGCSRCIDTCSTSAIEADGDGVRVAPYLCMGCGACASVCPTGAMRYNYPAVPEVGARLRAALQAWQAVDRTAPTVVLHGAAQARTLQVAAETDPLPDDVLPLAVHDGASIGPDLILYALCAGAARVVVWQSDEAPATYLASAQRAAGFATAVLQGLGLDTDGARARAVSGDVDTLWAALAGPVPAALGEAARFHPQKDKRTTLEMCFEHLVKLAGATPPAPLPLPSGSPYGTVEIDGDRCTLCKSCVGACPSKALTETPEALQLRFREASCVQCGLCVATCPEDALSLTARLNLSPEARQPTVLHEDPPCTCVRCGQPFGSSAAVGRIAERLAGNPHFASPEQRRRLQMCGDCRVVDMMSPAAGRSELSVLDH